The genomic region CCGATCACGGGCGGCTACCCGGTGATCGCCGTGGTGGTCGACTCCCAGCTTGATCTGGCCGCGCAGGTCCCCATCGGCGGCAAGATCCGCTTCCGCTGGGCCAAAGACGAACTGCACACGGCGCCCCCGGCCACCGAACACGCCACCCCTGAAGAAGCCACCACCGAAGAAGAAGTGAGTAACTGATGCGCAAGGTCCTGATCGCCAACCGTGGAGAAATCGCGGTCCGCATAGCCCGGGCCTGCGACGACGCGCAGCTGGCCTCCGCCGCCGTGTACGCCGACATCGACGCCGACGCCCTGCACGTCTCCGCCGCGGACGAAGCCTTCAGCCTCAACGGCAACTCGCCCGCGGACACCTACCTGAACATCCCCAAGCTGCTCGCCGTGGCCGCCGAGTCGGGAGCGGACGCCGTCCACCCGGGCTATGGCTTCCTCTCCGAGAACGCAGACTTCGCCCAGGCCGTCCTGGACGCCGGACTGACCTGGATCGGCCCCAGCCCGGACGCCATCCGGCTGCTCGGCAACAAGATCACCGCCCGCGACGCCGCCGTCCGGGCCGGCGCGCCGCTGGTCGCCGGCAGCGACGGCCCCGTGGACACGGCCGCCGAGGCCCGCGCGTTCGCCGAACAGCACGGCCTGCCCATCGCCATCAAGGCCGCCTTCGGCGGCGGCGGGCGCGGCATGAAGGTGGTCCGGGTCCTGGACGAGGTCGAGGAAGCCTTCGACTCCGCCGTCCGCGAAGCTATCGCCGCCTTCGGCCGCGGTGAGTGCTTCGTGGAGCGCTATCTGGACCGCCCCCGCCACGTCGAGGCGCAGGTCCTCGCGGACACGCACGGCAACGTCGTCGTCGTCGGAACCCGCGACTGCTCGCTGCAGCGCCGGCACCAGAAGCTCCTCGAGGAGGCGCCCGCCCCGTTCCTCAGCGAAGAGCAGACCACGCTGATTTACGACGCCGCCAAGGCCGTCTGCCGGGAAGCCGGCTACTCCGGCGCCGGCACGGTGGAGTTCCTGGTCGCCGCGGACGGCACCGTGGCGTTCCTCGAGGTCAACACCCGCCTGCAGGTGGAGCACCCCATCACCGAGGAAACCACCGGTATCGACCTCGTCCAGGAACAGTTCCGGATCGCCGCGGGGGAGCCGCTGCGCCTCACCGAGGACCCGGCGCCGCGCGGGCACGCCTTCGAATTCCGGCTCAACGCCGAGGACGTGGGCCGCGGCTTCCTGCCCTCGCCCGGCACCATCGGCGAGTTCGCCGTCCCCACCGGCCCGGGCATCAGGCTCGACACCGGGGTCCGCTCCGGCTCCTTCGTCGCTCCGCAGTTCGACTCCCTGCTCGCGAAGCTGATCGTCACCGGCGCGGACCGCCAGCAAGCCCTGCGCCGCGCCCGCCGGGCCCTCGCCGAGATGCGCATCACCGGGGTCGCCACCGTGCTGCCGTTCCACCGGGCCGTGCTGGAGTCCCCGGACTTCACCTCCGAGGCCGGGCTGGGCATCCATACCCGCTGGATCGAGACCGACTTCGCGGACACCGTCTCCATCTCAGCCGATCCCGGCTACAGCACCACCGCCCCCGGCGGCGCACGCCGCACCATCACCGTCGAGGTGGACGGCCGGCGCCTGGCCGTCGGACTGCCGGCAGATCTGCTCGACGGCTGGGCACGCTCGGGCGGGATACTGCCCGCGGGGGCGGCTTCGGTGTCCGACGGCGGTTCAGCCGCCATCGATCCGGGGGAGTTGCGGGCCGACATGGCCGGAACCGTGGTGAAGTGGCTCGTGGAACCTGGCGTCGAGGTCTCGGCCGGGGACCCGGTGGTGGTCCTCGAAGCCATGAAGATGGAAACCCAGGTCTCCGCGCACCGGGCGGGGACCGTCACCGACGTCCGCACGGAAGCGGGCGGGGTTGTCACGGCCGGAGCGGTCCTGGCCCTGATCGGCTAGCTTCCTTCCGGTGTTCGCGCGAGCGAAGGGGCCGGTTCCGCCGGGCGAACCGGCCCGTTGGGGCCTGCGCGGAGGGCAGGCGCGCTGGCCGGCTTTCCGCATTGCAACCCGAGAACGTTTCCGGCCTCGACTCCTGCCAGATCATTTCTGCTGCGATTATCTCCTCAACTGTTCGCGCACGTGGGGAAAGGTGGGAGGGAACAGCTCCCTGGGCGCTCGGCGTTCACTGTCCCGCTCCGAATACGCTTCCCTCATCTGCTCGAAAAGCCGCTGGGCCTCCGCCGTCAGACCCGGGATATCAATTCCCGGGATCATGCCGTCCCGCATGACGAGGCGCCCCGCGACGACGGAATGAGTGGCCTGCCGTGCCGTTCCGTTGAGCAGGAGGGTTCGAATCGGATCGTCCAGGACCCCGTCCCTGATGTCGTCAAGGGAGAACGCAACGAAGTCGGCCTGGGCCCCCGCTTCCAGCCTTCCCAGGTCCGGGCGGTCCAGGGCGCGGGCTCCGCCGAGGGTTGCCGCTTCAAAGTAGTGCTCCGCCGGGGCTGAGTCCTGCCTGTGGTCAAGAAGCTTGGCCAGGTGCACGCCCGTGTCCATGCCCCGGATGAGATCCGGCGGGAAGGAGTCCGTTCCGAGGCACAGATTGACGCCGGCCTCCCGGAAGGCCGCGAACGAGTCGAGGGCCATGCCGTATCTGAAGGATGTGAGCGGACAATGGACGATGGAGATGTTGGCCGCCGCCAAGGTCTGAAGATCGCCCAGGTCGGTTCCGTCCACGAGCGGATTGCGGTCCACGAAGATCCCGTGCGGGATGAGAAGACGCTCGGCCAGGAGCCCTGTCTGTTCCAGGAGCTCGAGGGGAGTCAGTCCGTGCCAGCGCTGCAGTAACTCCCGTTCCAAAGCTCCCTGAAGGCAGTGTAACCGCACCAGCGAATGCCGTTCCCGGGCGATTTTAGCCGTGGCGCGCAGAAGTTCAGCGGTAAGCGTTTCAATCCTGCACGGCAGCAAGACCCCGTTGACCAGGGGATCTGCCAGCTCGTCCGCGTAGTCCAGGAAACGAACGGCATCGGCAAGCCCGGCACGCCCCTCTTCCTCGTCGAATGCGACGTCGCGTTGCCCATCGGCCCTGAGAACATTTACCCCGGAACGGTAGGCCGGGCCCAGGTAGCCCCGCAGCCCGATCTGGCGGGACGTCTCGGCCATGCCGGCAAGCTCGTCAAAGCCCTCTGCCCAGGCGGAATGGATTTCCGATGCTATGGGCATGTAGGTAGTGACACCGTGCAAGGCCAGCTGCACCAAAGCGTATTTCCTGATGGTCTGGCGCTCCTCCGCGGTGAAGACGTCCGCGCGTCGGTTGCGGAAATAGTCCTCGGACCATTGCATGCCACTGGCCCGGTCCGCGGACGCCCACGAGTCGACTAGCAGGTGATCGATATCGGTGAGGGCGTCAAGATCGATCAGACCCGGCGTGATGAGGGACCGGCCAAGATCGAATGACTCGTCCGCCGGACCCTCGTAGTGCGCCCCGACGTACACAATGCGGCTGTCCTCATAGACAACGTGGCCGTCGTGGATGAGCACGTGCTGACCGGCCTCGTGCCCGAGCACAAATTCAGCGCTGTATATGGTGCGCAAACCAACCTCCGATTCGATGATGGGACGGCCATCCAAGCGGGCGGCACAGATCAAACAATAGCGATTTTGGTATACCGAATCTAGGGGCTTAGAAGAACTGGTGGAGTTCACCCTCTGCTCCGACCCTAAAACTGGGGGTTTGAAAGTGATTTACATCTC from Arthrobacter sp. NicSoilB8 harbors:
- a CDS encoding biotin carboxylase N-terminal domain-containing protein; this encodes MRKVLIANRGEIAVRIARACDDAQLASAAVYADIDADALHVSAADEAFSLNGNSPADTYLNIPKLLAVAAESGADAVHPGYGFLSENADFAQAVLDAGLTWIGPSPDAIRLLGNKITARDAAVRAGAPLVAGSDGPVDTAAEARAFAEQHGLPIAIKAAFGGGGRGMKVVRVLDEVEEAFDSAVREAIAAFGRGECFVERYLDRPRHVEAQVLADTHGNVVVVGTRDCSLQRRHQKLLEEAPAPFLSEEQTTLIYDAAKAVCREAGYSGAGTVEFLVAADGTVAFLEVNTRLQVEHPITEETTGIDLVQEQFRIAAGEPLRLTEDPAPRGHAFEFRLNAEDVGRGFLPSPGTIGEFAVPTGPGIRLDTGVRSGSFVAPQFDSLLAKLIVTGADRQQALRRARRALAEMRITGVATVLPFHRAVLESPDFTSEAGLGIHTRWIETDFADTVSISADPGYSTTAPGGARRTITVEVDGRRLAVGLPADLLDGWARSGGILPAGAASVSDGGSAAIDPGELRADMAGTVVKWLVEPGVEVSAGDPVVVLEAMKMETQVSAHRAGTVTDVRTEAGGVVTAGAVLALIG
- a CDS encoding chlorohydrolase family protein, which gives rise to MRTIYSAEFVLGHEAGQHVLIHDGHVVYEDSRIVYVGAHYEGPADESFDLGRSLITPGLIDLDALTDIDHLLVDSWASADRASGMQWSEDYFRNRRADVFTAEERQTIRKYALVQLALHGVTTYMPIASEIHSAWAEGFDELAGMAETSRQIGLRGYLGPAYRSGVNVLRADGQRDVAFDEEEGRAGLADAVRFLDYADELADPLVNGVLLPCRIETLTAELLRATAKIARERHSLVRLHCLQGALERELLQRWHGLTPLELLEQTGLLAERLLIPHGIFVDRNPLVDGTDLGDLQTLAAANISIVHCPLTSFRYGMALDSFAAFREAGVNLCLGTDSFPPDLIRGMDTGVHLAKLLDHRQDSAPAEHYFEAATLGGARALDRPDLGRLEAGAQADFVAFSLDDIRDGVLDDPIRTLLLNGTARQATHSVVAGRLVMRDGMIPGIDIPGLTAEAQRLFEQMREAYSERDSERRAPRELFPPTFPHVREQLRR